The nucleotide window GCCGAAACATCAGGCGAACACGACCGACCGACAGATTCGCCCCGGTGATATCGTCTATGCCGACTTCTACAACATCGGCTACCTCGGCTACCGGTCGTGTTACTACCGAACGTTCTCCATGGGTGAACCAACCAAGGCACAGAAGGACGCATACGAAACGGCCCGAGACAATCTCTACGACGTACTCGAACGCATCGAGCCGGGTGCGACGACCGACGAAATCTGCAAAGGCTTCCCCGATATGGAGGGCGAACACGCCGACTGGTACGACGCGACAGACCACTGGCAGATGACGACCAATCACTGGGCACACGGCCTCGGTCTCCAACTCTACGAGGTGCCACTCATCTGGCGCGGTCTTTCGCCGGACCATCCCATCGAGATCGAGGAAGGAATGACGATGGCTGTCGAAACGATGGAACCCGCAGACCGCCAAGGAGTCCGCGTTGAGGAGATGGTCGTCGTCCGCGAGAACGGCGTCGAAATCCTGAGTCAGTGGCCCGTTGAGGAGATAACGCGCATCGACTACTGAACCGTCGGCTGACGTTACGCTACGAAAGCGGTACTGGGGGCCAGTTCACGAACGACTAAGGGGGAACAGTACGACAGTGCGTGTATGCAGCTCGGCACTGGTCTGTTTACCTGTCAACAGCGACCGGACGATGACCGTTCGATGACCGAGATTCACGACGAGATGCTCGAACTCGGTCGGACTATCGACGAGGCCGGTCTCGATAGCACGTGGGTCTCTGAACATCATTTCTCGGACGATAGCTACCTCTCGGGCACGATGCCGGCGCTGGGTGCGTTAGCGAGCGTCACCGACAACATCGAAATCGGGACGTGCATCGCGCTAGCGCCGCTCTACGACGGTGTTCGTCTCGCAGAGGATGCTGCGACGGTTGACCTACTTTCGGATGGGCGGCTTACACTCGGGTTATCGATTGGTTCGAATCCGAACGAGTTCGAGCAGTTCGGGGTTCCGCGCGAGGAGCGCGTCGAACGCTTGTCCGATCAGGTGAACCTGCTCCGGGGTGCGTGGTCGGATGGCCCCCTCGACTACGATGCGGAATTTCACGACGTGTCCCCTGATGTGACGGTGACTCCGAAACCGAAAGACGGGGTTCCGATCATGCTTGGTGGGGCCGCGAAACCCGCTGTGCGCCGTGCTGCTCGGACTGCTGATGCGTGGTGTGCTCCGTCGAAGCTCTCGATTACCGGACTGCAACGACGCGTCGAGGACATCCGAAACGTCCGAGAAACAGAGGATATCGACGGGGAGTTCCAGATATACATCCTCCAGCACGGTTGGGTCGGCGACTCGCGCGAAGACGCGTGGGAGACGATGAAAGACGGCTATCTCTATATCCAGCGTCGATACGCCGAGATATTCGGCGGCGAGCCCGTCGATGAACTCCCAGCAGAGCGAAAACAGGAGTTGAAAGAGCAAGCAATCTTCGGTACTCCAGATCAGGTCGTCGATGAACTCAACGAGTACCGTGAGGCACTTGGCGACGACATCCACTTCGTGTTCCGAACCTACCATCCGGGAGTCGGCACGGAAGCGATGAAGACGTGTATCCAACGGCTGGGTGAAGAAGTCGCGCCGCGAGTCTAGCGCAGACCGTGCGCTGACGGGTTTTCCTGCGAACGTGATTCTGAGTGACGTGGGGTCGGTTTAGAACTCGACTGTTTCGAGGATACCTTCTTGAATCCGCACGGCTTGTGGGAGGTAGTAGTCCTCGACGCCGTGAAGCGGCACCGGTGCGTCGAATCCAGTGATACGCTTGATCGGTGCTTCCTGATGGAGCAGTGCCTCTTCTTGAATCGTTGAAGAGATTTCTGCACCCAGTCCTCCCGTCTTCGGAGCCTCGTGGACGACCGCGGCCCGGCCGGTCTTCTTGAACGACTCGACAATCGTCTCGGTATCCAGCGGCGACAACGTACGCAAATCGACGACTTCGACATCGACTCCGCGTTCGTCCGCGAGGTTATCCGCGGCGATGAGTGCCGGGCGCGTCATCGCACCCCACGTGTATACCGAGATGTCACTCCCCTCTCGACGGATTGAGGCCTCAGAGAGCGGGACCTCGTAGCTTCCCGTCGGAACCTTCTCCTTGAACGCCCGATAGATGAGCTTCGGTTCGAGGAAAATCACCGGATCAGGATCACGGAGCGACGCGATGAGGAGTCCCTTCGCGTCGTGCGGCGTGCTCGGGGTGACGACTTTCAGTCCGGGTTCGTGGACGAAGAAGGCCTCCTTCGATTCTGAGTGGTGTTCGGGCGCGCGAATACCGCCGCCGTACGGGGCCCGCACGACCATGGGAACCGAGTACTGGCCGTGGCTACGGCTTCGCAGTCGCGCGGCGTGACTCACGATTTGGTCGAATGCGGGATAGATGAACCCCATGAACTGCATCTCGGCAACCGGGCGGAGTCCGGACAGCGCGAGACCGATTGCGGACCCCACGATTCCAGCCTCCGCAAGCGGCGTGTCGATAACGCGCTCTTCGCCGAACTCCTCGTAGAGTCCGTTCGTCGCGCGGAAGACGCCGCCGTTTTTCCCCACGTCTTCGCCCATCACGACGACATCGTCGCTTTGGGACATCTCGGTGTAGAGGCCATCACAGATCGCTTCGACGAGATTCAGCCTCTCAATCGGAGGCTCGGAGTCTGGTGCCGCCGTCGAACTCATTCTAACACCTCGTTGAATGGCTCGTCGCCGTACTTTTCGCGGAGTGCATTGAGTTCGTCCCGTTGCTCTCGAAGCCGGTCGGGCATTTCGTCGTACACGTGCTCGAATATCTGGTTGGGATCGGCCTCTGCGCTTTCAGCCTCCGCTATTGCGTCACTGATCTTCGCTTCGATGCGATCATCGATTTCGGCTTCGATGCCTTCATCGAGGAGTCCTTCGTTATACAGGTATTTCTGCAACCGGTCAACAGGGTCCTTTTCCTTCCATTCGTCGGCTTCATCCGCTTCACGGTACACTGATGGATCGTCCGCAGTTGTATGGGCACCGTAGCGGTACTGCACCGCCTCAATGAGCGTCGGGCGGAGTTCGTCACCCGTCGGGCTCTTTGCCTTGTTGAGGGCCTCCTTCGTGACCTGATAGACTGCAAGCGGATCGAGACCGTCAACGCGGACACCGTCGATACCGTACGCCTGCGCCTTCTGTGCGATTGTTTCACTCGCCGTTTGGCGCTCTCGGGGGACGGAAATCGCCCACTGATTGTTGTTGCAGACGAAGACCGTCGGAACATCGAAGACACCAGCGAAGTTCAGCCCTTCGTGGAAGTCGCCTTCGGAGGTCGCCCCATCTCCGAGATGGCAGAGAACGGCCTGGTCCGTTTTCCCCTGCATCTTGTGTCCCCAGGCCATTCCCATCGCCTGTGGCACCTGCGTTGCGATAGGGATGTATTCGGGCATGACGTTGACATCGTCAGGAACTGCATAGCCCTCTCGAAGCCCGCGAAGTGGCTTCAGAAGCGACGCCAAATCGACGCCGTGAACGTGCTTTGCCGCGTGTTCGCGGTACGTCGGGAACAGCCAGTCTTGGTCATCCAGCGCATAGCTCGTTGCGACTTGTGCACCTTCTTGTCCCGTCATGGGTGCGTACGTTGCGAGCCGTCCCTGACGCTGGAAGCTGATTGCGCGTTGATCGAACCGACGTGCGAGTTTGATGTCCTCGTACATCGAGATCAACTCCTCGTCTGAGAGGTCGGGCACCGTTGCGTTCGGTCGCACGTTGCCGTCTGTATCGAGTATCTGAATTGGCTGGTCGTCCGCCGTGACTGGGCTGCTGGTGTCGTGCTGGTCGAGTTCCTTTTGTGCGCTCATTGGTGATGGTCGATATACCGGTGGTTAGTTTGCCGTCTGTGCCACACGGCCGGTCTGGGCACCCACAGGACCGCTGGGGACGGAAGCTTGTGAGTTAGTTCCAGAGAGTGTGTCCGGTGTGAGGGCGTGTCTCCCCTCGCATCGGAGCGACTGCTGTCAGTTTAAATATAAAGAGGAAAATCGCGCTAAAAAGGGCACCAAGATGTTGAACTGGCTTGATTGCCGCGCGAATCTCTGGTCCACTGACGGTCACCATATCTACTGCAATTGTGAGGTGATGACTTAATAGTTCTGTGAGACTTAATCACAATGTTCGATGATGATAAAGACTCAGGAGCAAATTACCTGCCAACAATTGGTAGATAAGGGGTATTAGAATAAATTCATAGCCTCTTCATACTATTCAGGTGTCTTGTCACTGAAAATATCACCGGTCAGCTCAAACTACAGTGACTCTCTGCTAGCGAGACTTCCACCTCTCTGTTGCTATGCTGGAGCTAAAAGCGAGAAGACAGAGATCAGTCTGTGCTTTTGATCGCCTTGGACGGCGTCTCGCGCTCTGACCAGTGGATGAATATGATAAATGGCACTGCGGTTAGAAGTGTGATGACGAGGACCTCCATCGAGTTGACCGAAACCCCTGCGAGACTCAGACTATCGGTATAGAAGGAGAAAAGCAGGAATATCGGGAAAACCGATCCGATAGCATATCGCCACACTCCAGCGAGCGGGCGAGCAAGCGAACCTGCACCTTTGCGGTACTCTTCGACAGCGTCCGGTCCAAGTACCCACGCTGCGTAGAACATGAACCCGATCAATCCGAGCGTCATGAGAAGACTCACGAGGTGACCTGCGACGAAACTGAACACATCTGCATTGAATGCGTTGGGCGCTCCCGTTGCGACCACTAACAGAAGCATACCGCGAGTAACTTTCGAGCGTTCAAATCCGAATTCGTCGACGAGGAAGGCGACGGGGATTTCGAGCATACTGATCGAACTGGTGATCGCAGCCAGGAGGACGACGAGGAAGAAGGTCGCTCCGAGGAACTTGCCAGCGGGCAGGTTTGCGAATGCACCGGCGATGCTGACGAAGAGCGCACCTGGGCCACCACTCGTCGGCCCATCTGCGTACGAAAAGAGGAGTGGGAAGACAACGAGGCCGGCGAGAACACCGATTCCGAGATTTAGGATTGCGATGCTGGAGGCGTCAAATGGGAGCGATCTGTCCTCCTCGATATAGGATGCGTAGGTAAGCATCGTTCCGCCACCAATCGAGAGGGTGAATAACGCTTGTCCGGCGGCAGAACTGAGGACGGGGAGGAAATTCTTCGAGAGGTACTGCCCGTCGAATGCGAGATAAAACTGGTATCCCTGTGCTGCGTTTGGTTGGCGGAACGCCCAGATTGCCATGGCGGTAAGCAGAATTGCGATTCCGGGCATCATCACCTTCGTCGTCGTCTCGATGCCCTCTCTGACACCAATCATCACGATGAGTGCCGTTATGATGAGGAACACTACCTGATACTGGAATGCGCTCATCCCGTAGTTGATCGCCTCGAAGTGAGCTCCGGGTTGGGCGAAATACGCGCCCGTGAAACTCTCTATGAAGTATCGGAGGACCCATCCACCGACGACGCTGTAGAACGATATCAGTACAATCGACGTGAGGACGCAGATACCACCGAGGAGTACCCAGGAACGCGAGCCTTTGAGCGATTTGAACGCGCCAACCGGATTCAGATTCGACCGCCTTCCGATGACGAGCGTCGCTAGTAAGCCCGGAACCCCAACTCCAATGACGATAAACAGATACGTGACGAGAAATGCGCTGCCACCGTTCTGTGCGGTCATCCAGGGAAATCGCCAGATGTTCCCTAGTCCAACCGCGCTTCCGACCGCTGCTAGTATGAAACCTATGCGACTCGCCCATGTGTCACGTGCCATACAGACTCACACAACACGAATGTATTTAATAAACTTTTCTAAGAGTTGCGAATCCCGTCGTTTATCGCATCTTTTCTCCGTTCTAAACGACCCGTCTGGGCGTTTCTCGACACGCCCGAGATAGAAACCGCCCAAGACAGAAACTGAGTGCATCGACAGCGTCCGAACGCGATGCGATCGTAAAATCGCAGTCTCAGAACGAACGTGTGACCGATTTCATAACCTCCAGTGCTTCTTTCAGCGTTTCCACGTTGGTTGCATAGGAAATTCGGGCGTAACCCGCACCTCGTTCTCCGAATACATCGCCGGGGACAACGATCACACCGTTATCCAGCACTTCTGAGGCCCACCCTTCTGGGACGCTTGGCATCGCATAGAACGCTCCTTCCGGTCGAGGCGTTTCCAGGCCGATATCATCTAGCCCATCCAGAAGAACGTCTCGACGGGTCTCGAACGCAGAGACCATCTCCTCGACGGGTTCCTGTGGTCCTTTCAGAGCGGCCTCGGCGGCGTATTGAGCCGGCGCGCTTGCACACGCCTGAACGTACTGGTGGACGCGTAACATCCGCTCTATTCGATCATCGCTCGCAGTGACCCATCCGAGTCGCCATCCTGTCATCGAGTACGACTTCGAGCACGCGTTCACTTGCACGACGTTATCGGTCGTTGCGAACTCCATCGGTGAGCGGTGTTCTCCCTCGAACACGATGTGTTCGTAGACTTCGTCTAAGAGACACACAACGTCGTATTCGTCGGCGATGCGCGCAAACTCACGCATGTCCGACTCTGTCTGTACTGCACCGGTTGGATTCGCTGGACTATTGACGATAAACAGGTCGGTGTCCTCGGTGATTGCGTCTTCGACCGTCGCTGGGTCGAGGGTTAAGTCGTCTCGCAGTTCGACCGGTTTGGGCGTCCCTCCTGCAAGCACCGCGAGCTGCTCGTACGCGACGAATCCCGGGTCAGGGATGATTACTTCGCCACCGTTCCTAACGTGGGCTTCGATGGCGATGTGGAGGGCCTCGCTGGCACCGGACGTTGCGATGATGTTGTCGGGATCAACCGAGAGTCCGCTGTCCCGTTCGTATTTCTCGCTGATGCCCTCCCGGAGGCCAAGTATCCCTTTGTTGCCTGTGTACGAATCGACAACTCCGTCTTCGACTGCGGATAGCGCGGCGTCTCGAATATGCTCCGGAGTGGGGAAATCGGGTTGTCCGATACCGAGGTTAATGTCGTCCTCGCTTGCGCCTTCGAACACTTCCCTGATCCCGCTGATATCCATCTTCTCGACACGCGGTGCGTACTTACTCATTGGTTTGCTTCCCGGCATTCACGTCCAATTTCATCGTCTGGGTCATACACATTCGAGTTAACGGTCTTTGAGTCTTCGACTGCTGCTACTTCGAGGCTGTATAGGCGCTTTCGCGCATCTTTCCAGTAATGCCGACTTTCGAGATACCCGTCATCTTCCAGCGTATTCACCGCATATCGGACTGTTCTGGCTGGCAACAACGTCTCTTCGACGAGATCGCTCTGCGTCAGTTCGCCCTTTATCTCTAACATCTTTGCAACGAACTTCACACTTGGAGGATAGCCTTCGAGTGCGGATGCTTGCTGTTCCCAAGACTGATCGTTGGGCTGTGCACTACATGCCATGGTAGCGTCTGGAAGCTTTCATCCACCAAGTAAAAGTGTTCTGCTGTGACAGAAAATATACATATCTCGGACACTGTCTTCAGTGGGGAATCGCGGTGGCTCGGATGCGTTGCCGCGGACTGCCGCATCCCTTTGGTTGTGAACTGTTCTCTCTTTCTGACGGGTGAGGATCGGAGTATTTTGTGAGTAGAGGCTCATCCTATCGGACTTGACGGGGGTGAGAAGTCGTTAGCTGGTGCACTGAATCCGGTGATTGAACGAATAATCCATCTTATCGTACGAAACTCTTGGACGCTGGCTGATGCACAACCAACAACTAGTTATACAATTATTTTCATTCTACGCTGATATTTACAGATATTGTTTCCAAATATGTAGACTTAAATCTATGATCTACTACTATTGTCTGAAGAGGTCTGGATCAAATTAATCCAATTAGCTTGGACTCCCGACTAATTGGGAGCGATACATGGCACTGCGATCTCTATTGGCGACTCCGAAAACGGCGTCAGTACCAGCATTTAGGCTATTTACGGAACGAAGCGGGTTGTTCAGCCATTCACCTACCTATGCGTATTTACTCCTGACGGGACCGCGAGGATCATACGGTTCGATTCGCGTACTATAGTTACAGTCCTACGTGTGTAACGTACCTCTCACCAGGTTTCGTCTGCGAAAGCGGCTTCTATCGAACAGTCGAATCCAAGTTACTTGTATTTGTGGCTGTGTGATTGTGGCTTCCTATTTTCTCCCATTTCATGCTTCTTGGTAACAAGCAAAATCGGGATAATACCTATTGTTTCGCAGCCATATGTCGTAGCTGATGGACTCCGTAAACCCTGCGACGGGAGAGCGAATCGCCACGTACGAAGCGGACAGTGATGATATCGTTGAGTCAAAGCTCGGAACTGCGGCTAACACGTTCGATGAATGGCGCGACCGGCCGCTCCGTGAGCGAGAGAAACTCCTTGCCTCCGCTGGTGATGTCCTTCGTGAGAACGAGGAAACGTATGCGACCTTAATGACTCGTGAGATGGGAAAGCCCATCGCTCAGGCGCGTGCAGAAGTCCAGAAATGCGCGTGGGCGTGCGACCACTATGCCGAATATGCGAGTACCTACCTCGAATCCGAGCATCACCCGAGTCCGCCCGGAACGACGGTCAAGACTGTCCACGAACCGCTCGGTCCTGTCTTGGCCGTGATGCCGTGGAACTACCCGTTTTGGCAGGTCATTCGCTTTGCCGCCCCGTACATCACCGCTGGCAATGTCGGGTTGCTCAAACACGCCTCGAACGTCCCGGGTTGTGCGCAGGCGCTCGAAGAAATCTTTCGCGAGGCGGGCTATCCCGAAGGGGTCTTTCAGACCCTCATGATCGGATCATCGAAGGTTGACGGCGTCATCGAAGACGACCGGGTTCGTGCCGTGACCCTTACTGGAAGCGGACCTGCTGGACGTGCCGTCGCAGAGACCGCTGGCCGGAACCTGAAACAGACGGTTCTCGAACTCGGTGGAAGCGACCCATTCATCGTCCTCGATGATGCCGATCTCGATGCCGCCGTCGAAACCGGTGTTCTGGCCCGGAATCAGAACAACGGTCAGTCGTGCATCGCCGCAAAGCGGTTCATCGTCCACGAAGCGATCTACGAGGAGTACGTCGATCGACTCGTAAGTGCGTTTGCAGACCAGACGATTGGCGACCCGATGGACGAAACAACGGATATTGGCCCACAGGCGGACCCGGATCTGATGGCTGCTCTCCACGAACAAGTGACCGCCAGCGCTGAGGCCGGTGCAACTGTTCGTACCGGTGGGGAACCGCTTGACAGAACCGGCGCGTACTATCCCCCGACGGTTCTGACCGACGTTCCCGAGGGATGCCCGGCTGATACGGAAGAACTGTTCGGACCCGTCGCAGCGGTGTACAAGGTTAGTGATGCCGAGGAAGCGATCGACGTGGCTAACGACACACGGTTCGGTCTCGGTGCGAGTATTTGGACGGCTGATCGAGAACGCGGCGAGCGCTTAGCGAACCGGATTAACGCTGGCTGCGTTTACGTGAATCAACTAACCAAATCCGACCCTCGTGTTCCGTTCGGCGGCATCGGTGACTCGGGATACGGCCGTGAACTCTCGGGACCGGGCATTCGAGAGTTTGTCAACCGTAAGACCGTTTGGGTGGAGTGAGTGCCGTCCGGATAATTTGCGGGAGAAACGCCGGTTCGTCCGGCATTTCTGATTAATTATACCAACTGGCTCCGCTCGATAGACAACGCAAATACTTCACCAATCGGAGTCTGTCTCGCGTTTTCGGGACAAAAGCTAAATCGTAGACTCCTTGATGGTAAGATATGACTGAACAACCTCGTTCGAATCGCCCGGTAACGACGACGGAGTCATCGATCCAGATCTTAGAGCAATTAAAGGACAATCCGGGGCGCACGCTCGATGAACTAACCGAGGAACTCGATTTGGCTCGCAGTACGATTCATCGGCATCTTCTCACGCTTGAGGACAATGATCTCCTTTTTAGAGAGAACGGACAGTTCTATCTCAGTCTCTGGCTATTGGACTTCGGAATCAGCGCTCGCGACCGGATCTCGTTTTTCGATGTCGCCCGAAGGCAGGTCGATCGCTTAGCTGAGGAGACTGGGGAAAAAGTCTGGCTCGTTGCGAAGGAGCGAGACTACAGCGTGCACCTGTACAAAGCCTCGGGTGCAAGTCCGTTAGAGACATCTGCCCGTGTCGGTCAACGCCGGCATCTCCACCAACTTGCCGCCGGGAAGGCCATCTTGGCGTATCTTCCGGACGAAGAGAGCCACGGAATCATTGACCGGCAGGGACTCATTGAAGCGACTGATCAGACGATTACTGATAGAGAAGCACTTCTTGAAGAGTTAGATGAAATTCGGGAGCGAGGCTATGCGTTCAACCTCGGTGAATCGATTGAAGGACTGAATGCGGTTGGGGCACCGATTCGTGACGAAGAGGGCACGCCGGTCGGTGGAATCAGTATCTCTGGCCCCGCTAATCGTGTTAAAGGCAGTCTCTTGCGGGATGAACTCCCGGATAAACTACTCGCGACGATCGACGAGATACATATCAATATCCGGTATGGGAGTGCCGACTGAGACGCCGACGTAGCGTCGCCATCGATGCACTAGCTTTCGACCGAAGTACCAGCCGAAGTTGCTCTTTCACAATCTTATTTATTATTCTACCGGGTAGTCAGTGTATGCGAATCGCAATAGTCGGCGGTACTGGAGACTTCGGAGAAGGAATTGCAGTTCGACTCGGCGTACACACAGACCACGAGGTCGTCATCGGGTCTCGAACGGCGGAGAAAGCAGTTGAAGCGGCAGTCTCGTACGGCAACAACATTGACGATGAGAGCGCTGAACGCATCCACGGGGCGTCTAATTCCCGTGCCGCTAGTACCGCCGAGATCGTGATATTGGCGGTCCCCCCGTTCCATGTTAGGGACACGGTTCGTGACCTCTCCGAGCAATTAGAAGAGACGACTCTCGTTACGCCTGCTGTCGGTCTCACGAAAGACGAGACTGGCTTCCACTATCAGCCGCCAGACGAAGGGAGCGTCACCGAGTTAGTTGCTGATGCCGCGCCGGATGGGACGCCGGTCGTCGGCGCCTTCCATAACCTCCCGGCAGGGCAACTCGCCGACCTTGAGACGGACTTGGACGTTGATACCTTAGTCGTCGGCAACGACCCGGATGCGAGAGAAATGATCGTGGAACTCGCAGAGGAGATTAACGGAGTCACCGCTCATGAGGCGGGACCGATAACGAATGCGCCGGAAATTGAGGGGATAACGCCACTGCTCATCAATCTCGCTCAGTATAACGAACAGCTACATGATGTGGGTGCCAAATTTTGCTAGCGTCCTCTGACAACCGAGTCAATGGAACTGATCACTGATTTCGGCCAGTAGTATGAACGAAGAGGTAGTGTGGGTGATGGACGAAGAGTTAGCACGAGTCGAGTAACGCCTTTCGATTATCTCCGTATAATTGTTGGAACTTGTTGAACAGTTATTAATCGGATCTGCGCATATCGGCGTAACAACTCCGCTACACCGGATACGTGTTCGACAGATTACCCCTCGGACAGATACGTTACCGGCTACCGAAGCAGGAGGTCGAACACTCTTC belongs to Halogeometricum borinquense DSM 11551 and includes:
- a CDS encoding LLM class flavin-dependent oxidoreductase, producing MQLGTGLFTCQQRPDDDRSMTEIHDEMLELGRTIDEAGLDSTWVSEHHFSDDSYLSGTMPALGALASVTDNIEIGTCIALAPLYDGVRLAEDAATVDLLSDGRLTLGLSIGSNPNEFEQFGVPREERVERLSDQVNLLRGAWSDGPLDYDAEFHDVSPDVTVTPKPKDGVPIMLGGAAKPAVRRAARTADAWCAPSKLSITGLQRRVEDIRNVRETEDIDGEFQIYILQHGWVGDSREDAWETMKDGYLYIQRRYAEIFGGEPVDELPAERKQELKEQAIFGTPDQVVDELNEYREALGDDIHFVFRTYHPGVGTEAMKTCIQRLGEEVAPRV
- a CDS encoding alpha-ketoacid dehydrogenase subunit beta; this translates as MSSTAAPDSEPPIERLNLVEAICDGLYTEMSQSDDVVVMGEDVGKNGGVFRATNGLYEEFGEERVIDTPLAEAGIVGSAIGLALSGLRPVAEMQFMGFIYPAFDQIVSHAARLRSRSHGQYSVPMVVRAPYGGGIRAPEHHSESKEAFFVHEPGLKVVTPSTPHDAKGLLIASLRDPDPVIFLEPKLIYRAFKEKVPTGSYEVPLSEASIRREGSDISVYTWGAMTRPALIAADNLADERGVDVEVVDLRTLSPLDTETIVESFKKTGRAAVVHEAPKTGGLGAEISSTIQEEALLHQEAPIKRITGFDAPVPLHGVEDYYLPQAVRIQEGILETVEF
- the pdhA gene encoding pyruvate dehydrogenase (acetyl-transferring) E1 component subunit alpha, with product MSAQKELDQHDTSSPVTADDQPIQILDTDGNVRPNATVPDLSDEELISMYEDIKLARRFDQRAISFQRQGRLATYAPMTGQEGAQVATSYALDDQDWLFPTYREHAAKHVHGVDLASLLKPLRGLREGYAVPDDVNVMPEYIPIATQVPQAMGMAWGHKMQGKTDQAVLCHLGDGATSEGDFHEGLNFAGVFDVPTVFVCNNNQWAISVPRERQTASETIAQKAQAYGIDGVRVDGLDPLAVYQVTKEALNKAKSPTGDELRPTLIEAVQYRYGAHTTADDPSVYREADEADEWKEKDPVDRLQKYLYNEGLLDEGIEAEIDDRIEAKISDAIAEAESAEADPNQIFEHVYDEMPDRLREQRDELNALREKYGDEPFNEVLE
- a CDS encoding sodium-dependent transporter, encoding MARDTWASRIGFILAAVGSAVGLGNIWRFPWMTAQNGGSAFLVTYLFIVIGVGVPGLLATLVIGRRSNLNPVGAFKSLKGSRSWVLLGGICVLTSIVLISFYSVVGGWVLRYFIESFTGAYFAQPGAHFEAINYGMSAFQYQVVFLIITALIVMIGVREGIETTTKVMMPGIAILLTAMAIWAFRQPNAAQGYQFYLAFDGQYLSKNFLPVLSSAAGQALFTLSIGGGTMLTYASYIEEDRSLPFDASSIAILNLGIGVLAGLVVFPLLFSYADGPTSGGPGALFVSIAGAFANLPAGKFLGATFFLVVLLAAITSSISMLEIPVAFLVDEFGFERSKVTRGMLLLVVATGAPNAFNADVFSFVAGHLVSLLMTLGLIGFMFYAAWVLGPDAVEEYRKGAGSLARPLAGVWRYAIGSVFPIFLLFSFYTDSLSLAGVSVNSMEVLVITLLTAVPFIIFIHWSERETPSKAIKSTD
- a CDS encoding pyridoxal phosphate-dependent aminotransferase encodes the protein MSKYAPRVEKMDISGIREVFEGASEDDINLGIGQPDFPTPEHIRDAALSAVEDGVVDSYTGNKGILGLREGISEKYERDSGLSVDPDNIIATSGASEALHIAIEAHVRNGGEVIIPDPGFVAYEQLAVLAGGTPKPVELRDDLTLDPATVEDAITEDTDLFIVNSPANPTGAVQTESDMREFARIADEYDVVCLLDEVYEHIVFEGEHRSPMEFATTDNVVQVNACSKSYSMTGWRLGWVTASDDRIERMLRVHQYVQACASAPAQYAAEAALKGPQEPVEEMVSAFETRRDVLLDGLDDIGLETPRPEGAFYAMPSVPEGWASEVLDNGVIVVPGDVFGERGAGYARISYATNVETLKEALEVMKSVTRSF
- a CDS encoding NAD-dependent succinate-semialdehyde dehydrogenase, which produces MDSVNPATGERIATYEADSDDIVESKLGTAANTFDEWRDRPLREREKLLASAGDVLRENEETYATLMTREMGKPIAQARAEVQKCAWACDHYAEYASTYLESEHHPSPPGTTVKTVHEPLGPVLAVMPWNYPFWQVIRFAAPYITAGNVGLLKHASNVPGCAQALEEIFREAGYPEGVFQTLMIGSSKVDGVIEDDRVRAVTLTGSGPAGRAVAETAGRNLKQTVLELGGSDPFIVLDDADLDAAVETGVLARNQNNGQSCIAAKRFIVHEAIYEEYVDRLVSAFADQTIGDPMDETTDIGPQADPDLMAALHEQVTASAEAGATVRTGGEPLDRTGAYYPPTVLTDVPEGCPADTEELFGPVAAVYKVSDAEEAIDVANDTRFGLGASIWTADRERGERLANRINAGCVYVNQLTKSDPRVPFGGIGDSGYGRELSGPGIREFVNRKTVWVE
- a CDS encoding IclR family transcriptional regulator, with the translated sequence MTEQPRSNRPVTTTESSIQILEQLKDNPGRTLDELTEELDLARSTIHRHLLTLEDNDLLFRENGQFYLSLWLLDFGISARDRISFFDVARRQVDRLAEETGEKVWLVAKERDYSVHLYKASGASPLETSARVGQRRHLHQLAAGKAILAYLPDEESHGIIDRQGLIEATDQTITDREALLEELDEIRERGYAFNLGESIEGLNAVGAPIRDEEGTPVGGISISGPANRVKGSLLRDELPDKLLATIDEIHINIRYGSAD
- the npdG gene encoding NADPH-dependent F420 reductase, producing the protein MRIAIVGGTGDFGEGIAVRLGVHTDHEVVIGSRTAEKAVEAAVSYGNNIDDESAERIHGASNSRAASTAEIVILAVPPFHVRDTVRDLSEQLEETTLVTPAVGLTKDETGFHYQPPDEGSVTELVADAAPDGTPVVGAFHNLPAGQLADLETDLDVDTLVVGNDPDAREMIVELAEEINGVTAHEAGPITNAPEIEGITPLLINLAQYNEQLHDVGAKFC